From a region of the Corallococcus coralloides DSM 2259 genome:
- the dusB gene encoding tRNA dihydrouridine synthase DusB, whose product MLKLGPYTLPNPYILAPMAGVSERPFRVIAFRLGAALCPTELVSAQGLMRQNQRTLKYLRYDPAVEKPYSLQIFGGEPEAMAQAAQVGKAAGAQVIDINMGCPVKKVVRNGAGSGLLCDVPRAADIVRAIREATGLPVTCKIRSGWDARTLNYLKVAEALQEAGCAGLALHPRTREQGYSGQANWAHIADLKRHFPELPIMGNGDVKTVADAHRMLDSTGCDFVMIGRGALGNPWLFRELQGGPPATPEERCELVLEHARAHAEFVGDALGAVRSFRRHLAWYAHGLKGAAHFRSEVNGLDSPEAVEDSVRRFFAGADTDPTAPLEEPEVDYRAALG is encoded by the coding sequence ATGCTGAAGCTGGGTCCCTACACGCTCCCCAACCCCTACATCCTCGCGCCCATGGCCGGCGTGAGCGAGCGCCCCTTCCGCGTCATCGCCTTCCGGCTGGGCGCGGCCCTCTGCCCCACGGAGCTGGTCAGCGCCCAGGGCCTGATGCGCCAGAACCAGCGCACCCTCAAGTACCTGCGCTACGACCCTGCCGTGGAGAAGCCCTACTCGCTCCAGATTTTCGGCGGCGAGCCGGAGGCCATGGCCCAGGCCGCGCAGGTGGGCAAGGCCGCGGGCGCGCAGGTCATCGACATCAACATGGGCTGCCCGGTGAAGAAGGTGGTGCGCAACGGCGCCGGCAGCGGCCTGCTGTGCGACGTGCCCCGCGCCGCCGACATCGTCCGCGCCATCCGGGAAGCCACCGGCCTGCCCGTCACCTGCAAAATCCGCTCGGGCTGGGACGCGCGCACGCTCAACTATCTGAAGGTGGCGGAGGCGCTGCAGGAGGCCGGGTGCGCGGGGCTCGCCCTGCACCCGCGCACGCGCGAGCAGGGCTACTCGGGGCAGGCGAACTGGGCCCACATCGCGGACCTGAAGCGCCACTTCCCGGAGCTGCCCATCATGGGCAACGGGGACGTGAAGACGGTGGCGGACGCCCACCGCATGCTGGACAGCACCGGCTGCGACTTCGTGATGATTGGCCGGGGCGCCCTGGGCAACCCGTGGCTCTTCCGCGAACTGCAAGGCGGCCCGCCCGCCACGCCGGAGGAGCGCTGTGAGCTGGTGCTGGAGCACGCCCGGGCCCACGCGGAGTTCGTCGGGGACGCCCTGGGCGCGGTGCGCTCCTTCCGCCGCCACCTGGCCTGGTACGCCCATGGCCTCAAGGGCGCGGCGCACTTCCGCTCGGAGGTGAACGGGCTGGACTCGCCGGAGGCGGTGGAGGACAGCGTGCGCCGCTTCTTCGCGGGCGCGGACACGGACCCCACGGCACCTCTAGAGGAGCCGGAAGTGGACTACCGCGCGGCGCTGGGCTGA
- a CDS encoding RNA polymerase sigma factor, whose translation MPASSGASGDSDEVLMERFCQGDAQAFDALFQRYARPVQGYLARLTGSPATAEDLAQLTFLSLVRARGRYQAGARVRPWLYAIATNAARDHARRHRRPEDLTPEGELPLTAVADTPEPRDAGLERAVQHALAQLPEGQRLPILMHRFEGMGFAEIAEALGLTESAVKVRAHRGYARLRELLAPLQQETSR comes from the coding sequence ATGCCGGCATCTTCAGGAGCCTCCGGCGACTCGGACGAGGTGTTGATGGAGCGGTTCTGCCAGGGAGACGCGCAGGCGTTCGACGCGCTCTTCCAGCGCTACGCGCGCCCCGTCCAGGGCTACCTGGCGCGCCTCACCGGCAGCCCCGCCACCGCCGAGGACCTGGCGCAGCTCACCTTCCTGTCCCTGGTGCGCGCGCGGGGCCGCTATCAGGCCGGTGCCCGCGTCCGGCCGTGGCTGTACGCCATCGCCACCAACGCCGCGCGGGACCATGCGCGCCGCCACCGCCGCCCGGAGGACCTCACGCCAGAGGGGGAATTGCCCCTCACCGCCGTGGCGGACACGCCGGAGCCTCGCGACGCGGGCCTGGAGCGCGCGGTGCAGCACGCCCTGGCGCAGCTCCCCGAAGGCCAGCGGCTGCCCATCCTCATGCACCGCTTCGAGGGCATGGGCTTCGCCGAGATCGCCGAGGCCCTGGGCCTCACCGAGAGCGCGGTGAAGGTCCGCGCCCACCGGGGCTACGCGCGCCTGCGAGAGCTGCTCGCGCCCCTTCAGCAGGAGACTTCACGATGA
- a CDS encoding amidohydrolase family protein: MGTVLKGGFVVELEPASVERVDLRIEGERIVARGEDLAPGPDDEVVALSGKLVFPGLVNAHHRLATVLSRGLVCPTPTSYQALLEQVRWPFENALDLDAVQVAATAGGLEAIQCGTTTLFDLHASPKAVTGSLLRSARGLHEVGVRGVLSYAVTDRMGAVGREEGLEETVSFARKARGRFRGQVGAGPCFTLGDDALQGLGEALNTTGTGLHFPLAEDPLDERLSTERHGNPPVTRLLTSNLLSPRAMAAHAGHLAWADLAQVLATGTWFLHTPRSNQGQEVGYAPALKFGARASLGTDGTSPDLFAEAQAAYLRSREAGQPIDVLRYLANGHRLASQVFEAAIGPMREGALADLLVLDYLSPTPLTAETLAWHVVHGLGSRHVEAVMVDGVWRVWARRPLSVNPTVVAEQSREAAAAVWARMASS; the protein is encoded by the coding sequence TTGGGCACCGTCCTCAAGGGTGGTTTCGTCGTCGAATTGGAGCCCGCGTCCGTGGAGCGGGTGGACCTGCGCATCGAAGGTGAGCGCATCGTGGCGCGAGGCGAGGACCTTGCGCCCGGCCCCGACGACGAGGTGGTCGCGCTGTCCGGCAAGCTTGTCTTCCCGGGGCTCGTCAACGCCCACCACCGGCTGGCGACCGTGCTGTCGCGCGGCCTGGTCTGCCCGACGCCCACGTCCTACCAGGCCCTGCTGGAGCAGGTGCGCTGGCCCTTCGAGAACGCGCTGGACCTGGACGCGGTGCAGGTGGCCGCGACGGCAGGCGGCCTGGAGGCCATCCAGTGCGGCACCACCACCCTGTTCGACTTGCATGCCTCGCCCAAGGCGGTGACGGGCTCGCTGCTGCGCTCGGCGCGCGGCCTCCATGAGGTGGGCGTGCGCGGCGTGCTGTCCTACGCGGTGACGGACCGCATGGGCGCGGTGGGCCGCGAAGAGGGGCTGGAGGAGACGGTCAGCTTCGCGCGCAAGGCCCGCGGCCGCTTCCGCGGACAGGTGGGCGCGGGCCCCTGCTTCACGCTGGGCGACGACGCGCTCCAGGGCCTGGGCGAGGCGCTCAACACCACCGGCACCGGGCTGCACTTCCCGCTCGCGGAGGATCCGCTGGACGAGCGGCTGTCCACCGAGCGCCATGGCAACCCGCCGGTGACGCGGCTGCTCACCAGCAACCTGCTCTCGCCCCGCGCCATGGCGGCGCACGCGGGCCACCTGGCGTGGGCGGACCTGGCGCAGGTGCTGGCCACGGGGACGTGGTTCCTGCACACGCCGCGCTCCAACCAGGGCCAGGAGGTGGGCTACGCGCCCGCGCTGAAGTTCGGGGCGCGCGCATCGCTGGGGACGGACGGCACGTCGCCGGACCTGTTCGCGGAGGCGCAGGCGGCGTACCTGCGCTCGCGCGAGGCGGGGCAGCCCATCGACGTGCTGCGCTACCTGGCCAACGGCCACCGGCTGGCGTCGCAGGTGTTCGAGGCGGCCATCGGCCCCATGCGCGAGGGCGCGCTCGCGGACCTGCTGGTGCTGGACTACCTGTCGCCCACGCCGCTGACCGCGGAGACGCTGGCGTGGCACGTGGTGCACGGGCTGGGCAGCCGCCACGTGGAGGCGGTGATGGTGGACGGCGTGTGGCGCGTGTGGGCGCGCAGGCCGCTGTCGGTGAACCCCACGGTCGTGGCCGAGCAGTCGCGCGAGGCCGCCGCCGCCGTGTGGGCCCGCATGGCGTCGTCGTAG
- a CDS encoding glycoside hydrolase family 1 protein produces the protein MSSTALTFPASFTFGVATSAYQVEGGIENDWAEWERQGKLKEPHARCGLAVDHWRRYAEDYALAKAVGATAFRLSLEWARIEPERGRFDGAALEGYRERLLKMRAQGLRPVVTLHHFTHPTWFHASTPWHLPESLEAFRQYVRRCAPLLEGLDALVISFNEPMVLLLGGYLQGLMPPGIADGAKTMAALGNMVRAHVIAREELGQHLGRVELGISQNMLAFTPDRWWHPLDRSLVRLAAPAYNHAFHEALSSGHLRVFMPGVASTDVRIEGARDSVEFVGVNYYTRAHLRFMPRPPFIDFKYRDPDGRGLTDIGWEQRPEGFLQLLQEVKRYGKPVWVTENGIDDRKGTVRPEYLHAHLRQVLAAREAGVDVQGYLYWSLLDNFEWLEGWGPRFGLYHVDFDTLERRPTPACDYFREVATGRVLVPPASVAGVASAQPSAAR, from the coding sequence ATGAGCTCCACCGCGCTGACCTTCCCCGCGTCCTTCACCTTCGGCGTCGCCACGTCCGCGTACCAGGTGGAAGGCGGCATCGAGAACGACTGGGCCGAGTGGGAGCGGCAGGGGAAGTTGAAGGAGCCCCACGCGAGATGCGGCCTCGCGGTGGACCACTGGCGCCGCTACGCGGAGGACTACGCCCTGGCGAAGGCGGTGGGGGCCACGGCGTTCCGGCTGTCTCTGGAGTGGGCGCGCATCGAGCCCGAGCGCGGCCGGTTCGACGGCGCGGCGCTGGAGGGCTACCGCGAGCGGCTGCTGAAGATGCGCGCGCAGGGCCTGCGGCCCGTGGTGACGCTCCATCACTTCACCCACCCCACGTGGTTCCACGCGTCCACGCCGTGGCACCTTCCGGAGAGCCTGGAGGCCTTCCGCCAGTACGTGCGCCGGTGCGCGCCCCTGTTGGAGGGGCTGGACGCGCTCGTCATCTCCTTCAACGAACCGATGGTCCTCTTGTTGGGCGGCTACCTCCAGGGCCTGATGCCGCCGGGCATCGCGGACGGGGCGAAGACGATGGCCGCGCTCGGGAACATGGTGCGCGCGCACGTCATCGCGCGGGAAGAGCTGGGCCAGCACCTGGGCCGGGTGGAGCTGGGCATCTCCCAGAACATGCTCGCGTTCACGCCGGACCGCTGGTGGCATCCCCTGGACCGCTCGCTGGTGCGGCTGGCGGCCCCTGCCTACAACCACGCGTTCCACGAGGCGCTGTCGTCCGGCCACCTGCGCGTGTTCATGCCGGGCGTGGCGTCCACGGACGTGCGCATCGAGGGGGCGCGCGACTCCGTGGAGTTCGTGGGCGTCAACTACTACACGCGCGCGCACCTGCGCTTCATGCCGCGCCCACCCTTCATCGACTTCAAGTACCGCGACCCGGACGGACGCGGGCTCACCGACATCGGGTGGGAGCAGCGGCCCGAGGGCTTCCTCCAGCTGCTTCAGGAGGTGAAACGCTACGGCAAGCCGGTGTGGGTCACCGAGAACGGCATCGACGACCGCAAGGGGACGGTGCGGCCGGAGTACCTGCACGCGCACCTGCGCCAGGTGCTGGCCGCGCGCGAGGCGGGCGTGGACGTGCAGGGCTACCTTTATTGGAGCCTGCTGGACAACTTCGAGTGGCTGGAGGGTTGGGGCCCGCGCTTCGGCCTCTACCACGTCGACTTCGACACGCTGGAGCGCCGCCCCACCCCGGCCTGCGACTACTTCCGCGAGGTCGCCACCGGGCGCGTGCTGGTGCCGCCGGCTTCCGTCGCGGGCGTGGCCAGCGCTCAGCCCAGCGCCGCGCGGTAG
- a CDS encoding peroxiredoxin, translating to MLNSLLVVGWLSAAIPQVGETAPDFTVKDTAGTTYTLSEMVKKGPVIVAFFPKAFTSGCTKELTAYRDRYKDIEQAQGQVLAFSTDDAETLARFKTELKAPFVFIPDPDGKVVGAYDVKMPVVTVSKRYTFVVGEDRKVLNVSEGKDAIDVSGAIAACPLRKGGAAKPAAAPAGNTPPTQAAPATK from the coding sequence ATGCTCAACTCCCTGCTTGTCGTCGGATGGCTCAGCGCAGCGATTCCCCAGGTGGGTGAAACCGCCCCGGACTTCACGGTGAAGGACACCGCGGGGACGACCTACACGCTGTCGGAGATGGTGAAGAAGGGGCCCGTCATCGTGGCCTTCTTCCCCAAGGCGTTCACCAGCGGCTGCACGAAGGAGCTGACCGCGTACCGCGACCGCTACAAGGACATCGAGCAGGCACAGGGCCAGGTGCTGGCCTTCTCCACGGACGACGCGGAGACGCTGGCGCGCTTCAAGACGGAGCTGAAGGCGCCCTTCGTGTTCATCCCGGATCCGGACGGCAAGGTGGTGGGCGCGTACGACGTGAAGATGCCGGTGGTGACGGTGTCCAAGCGCTACACGTTCGTCGTGGGCGAGGACCGCAAGGTGCTCAATGTGAGCGAGGGCAAGGACGCCATCGACGTCTCGGGCGCCATCGCCGCGTGTCCCCTGCGCAAGGGCGGCGCCGCGAAGCCCGCGGCGGCCCCGGCGGGAAACACGCCGCCCACCCAGGCCGCGCCCGCGACGAAGTAG
- a CDS encoding peroxiredoxin — translation MLKQGDVAPEFTVQDATGKTHRLSDYRGKNVVLWFYPKADTPGCTAEGCSFRDHKAQYEAKGTAILGISFDTPEENQAFSQKFGFNFPLLCDVDRKVGLAYGAADDASAPNARRVGVVIGPDGRIKEWHAKVDARAFPQEALSRLQ, via the coding sequence ATGCTCAAGCAGGGAGACGTGGCGCCGGAGTTCACCGTGCAGGACGCGACGGGGAAGACGCACCGGCTGTCGGACTACCGGGGCAAGAACGTGGTGCTCTGGTTCTACCCGAAGGCGGACACCCCGGGATGCACCGCGGAGGGCTGCTCCTTCCGCGATCACAAGGCCCAGTACGAGGCGAAGGGCACCGCCATCCTGGGCATCAGCTTCGACACGCCGGAGGAGAACCAGGCGTTCTCCCAGAAGTTCGGCTTCAACTTCCCGCTCCTGTGCGACGTGGATCGCAAGGTGGGGCTGGCCTACGGGGCCGCGGATGATGCCTCGGCCCCCAACGCGCGCCGGGTGGGCGTCGTCATCGGGCCGGACGGCCGCATCAAGGAGTGGCACGCGAAGGTGGACGCGCGCGCCTTCCCCCAGGAAGCGCTGTCGCGCCTCCAGTAG
- a CDS encoding NrsF family protein, with protein MTPECERVLDQMDGPLPPDLASHAAGCADCRALLEGFQVLAPPSSAPPAVPIDEAKLEESRRQSLTELAAHPRPTPWWQEVAVLLATYLGVGVMGLLWVGRHGMMLNSASPLAVALVALLIVVGVGGGAMVALAPRQRAWPFTLVAVGALVVALAQLTGRSGVQVRPFLAGTLGCMGAEVALSVVPLALALVLLCRSAFQPVRALAAGLSSAGVSLLVLHVHCPDGSAGHLMLGHVLPWFVLAGVAVFIRSRLPSRSFAP; from the coding sequence ATGACGCCCGAGTGCGAACGCGTCCTGGACCAAATGGACGGCCCGTTGCCCCCGGACCTGGCGTCACACGCGGCCGGGTGCGCGGACTGCCGCGCCCTCCTGGAGGGCTTCCAGGTGCTGGCGCCCCCCTCCTCCGCTCCTCCCGCCGTGCCCATCGACGAGGCGAAGCTCGAAGAGTCGCGGCGCCAGTCGCTGACGGAGCTGGCGGCGCACCCTCGGCCCACGCCGTGGTGGCAGGAGGTGGCGGTGCTGCTCGCCACCTATCTGGGCGTGGGCGTGATGGGGCTGCTCTGGGTGGGCCGGCACGGGATGATGCTCAACTCCGCGTCGCCGCTGGCGGTGGCGCTCGTGGCGCTGCTCATCGTCGTGGGCGTGGGCGGCGGAGCGATGGTGGCCCTGGCGCCAAGGCAGCGCGCCTGGCCCTTCACGCTCGTGGCCGTGGGCGCGCTCGTCGTGGCGCTGGCGCAGCTGACCGGGCGCTCGGGCGTCCAGGTGCGGCCGTTCCTCGCGGGCACCCTGGGGTGCATGGGCGCGGAGGTGGCGCTGTCGGTGGTGCCGCTGGCCCTGGCGCTCGTCCTCTTGTGCCGCTCCGCCTTCCAGCCCGTGCGGGCGCTGGCGGCAGGCCTGTCCTCCGCGGGTGTGAGCCTGCTCGTGCTGCACGTGCACTGTCCGGACGGCAGCGCGGGCCACCTGATGCTGGGCCACGTGCTGCCGTGGTTCGTGCTGGCGGGCGTGGCGGTGTTCATCCGCTCGCGCCTGCCGTCCCGCTCGTTCGCGCCCTGA
- a CDS encoding CgeB family protein: MDIVFLGPVCRATAEAQAASAPRQLAQALQRRGHTVLFLERTAPGAREEASYLDLADLHARFHSRVRRADLVLVDADVPQVADVSRWATNTARGLTVFWDRDTPRTLARHALREDPACMTPDLFTGYRLYLCSSGGPVPRQLEREWGVARARVFLPGVDAEHFAPGSGRTRWDLGYAGPASPERRGLLTQWLLGAARGWPEGRFVLSGMLSAVDDAWPANVARHAAPSLQEHAGFLGAQRFTLVLSQAEHTPGANLFEAAACGAALICDPWPGLEDLFALGEEVMVARAEQDVLRYLLAMPEADRRQLGMRARARVLAEHTVAHRALQLEQYASEAERGAAWRAPVRSLN, translated from the coding sequence ATGGACATCGTCTTCCTGGGCCCCGTGTGCCGGGCCACCGCCGAGGCACAGGCGGCCTCGGCCCCGAGACAGCTCGCGCAGGCGCTCCAGCGGCGCGGACACACGGTCCTCTTCCTGGAGCGCACGGCGCCTGGTGCACGCGAGGAGGCGTCGTATCTGGACCTGGCGGACCTCCACGCACGCTTCCATTCGCGGGTGCGCCGCGCGGACCTGGTGCTGGTGGACGCGGACGTGCCGCAGGTGGCGGACGTGAGCCGCTGGGCCACGAACACGGCGCGGGGCCTCACCGTCTTCTGGGACCGGGACACGCCCCGGACGCTGGCGAGGCACGCCCTGCGAGAGGACCCCGCCTGCATGACGCCGGACCTCTTCACGGGCTACCGGCTCTATCTCTGCTCCAGTGGGGGGCCGGTGCCCCGTCAGCTGGAGCGCGAGTGGGGCGTGGCCCGCGCGCGCGTGTTCCTGCCGGGAGTGGACGCGGAGCACTTCGCGCCCGGAAGCGGCCGGACGCGCTGGGACCTGGGATACGCAGGGCCCGCGTCGCCGGAGCGGCGGGGGCTCTTGACGCAATGGCTGCTGGGCGCGGCGCGCGGCTGGCCCGAGGGGCGCTTCGTCCTCTCGGGCATGCTGTCGGCGGTGGATGACGCCTGGCCCGCCAACGTGGCGAGGCACGCGGCCCCGTCCCTCCAGGAGCACGCGGGCTTCCTGGGCGCGCAGCGCTTCACGCTGGTCCTCTCCCAGGCCGAGCACACGCCGGGCGCGAACCTGTTCGAGGCCGCGGCCTGTGGAGCGGCGCTCATCTGCGACCCCTGGCCCGGGCTGGAGGACCTCTTCGCGCTGGGCGAGGAGGTGATGGTCGCCCGCGCGGAGCAGGACGTGCTGCGCTACCTGCTCGCGATGCCGGAAGCGGACCGGCGCCAGCTGGGCATGCGAGCCCGCGCGAGGGTCCTGGCCGAACACACCGTGGCCCACCGGGCGCTGCAACTGGAGCAATACGCGAGCGAGGCGGAGCGCGGAGCCGCGTGGAGGGCTCCGGTCCGCTCGCTGAACTGA
- a CDS encoding chloride channel protein, with the protein MNTSDEPPPAETQRMAALTLWARQNLSRLIYFLLGASNRIRLPTPSVLPIAGAVVGLYSGLAAGIFSNLIGVMSGITFSAAELAATLKPQRLRTLMESLASARWHLEYAMVGVPLALGALLLARVIDPGGPRDEVKRRLRLLALLTLGALSLYYPLVGLAAVNAVFGHAHNLASAIPHLPWWLMLLAPTVGGLAVGRLLRDRPETHGHGLPEVVRAVKSGANVVPADRGLLKLIASAITIGSGGSAGREGPIVYGGAAFASSVGRVLGFSRKELSILLACGAGAGISASFNAPIAGAVFAMEIILREFELRVFSPIILASVAGTLVSRGVLDEAPLLNRVNYELVSGSEVFAYAALGIGCGLISFAFVKLLHGVEHFFHGGMGGKLSPWLGRKPLPVRAALGGLCTGVLVFLSPTVWGSGNDYINLAAAGQLPFFFLVTACVLKLVATALTIGSGGSGGTFFPAALIGAMAGGAFGTLVHYFFPHATGPSGAYAIVGMGGAVAALTRGPLTGMMMLYELSGSHELILPLMVTCTIASAVCHFLTERTAPKVQSDEDLLAATHVRALMTEVPAVPAGTPLRALTDQLLTSEAGTLPVLDTEGNLYGTVQVEQLREVWRDESMYPLLVASDMARKLPALAPDSDLAHALQVMDQEDVDALPVAPVLGLSPGGLITRAAVRRFLFAQHARAHSTGNYPVTPSEAAH; encoded by the coding sequence ATGAACACCTCCGACGAACCTCCGCCTGCCGAAACGCAGCGGATGGCCGCGCTCACGCTCTGGGCGCGACAGAACCTTTCACGCCTCATCTATTTCCTGCTGGGCGCGTCCAACCGCATCCGCCTGCCGACCCCCTCGGTGTTGCCCATCGCGGGCGCGGTCGTCGGGCTCTACAGCGGACTGGCTGCGGGCATCTTCTCCAACCTCATTGGCGTGATGAGCGGCATCACGTTCAGCGCCGCGGAGCTGGCGGCGACGCTGAAGCCGCAGCGGCTGCGCACGTTGATGGAGTCGCTCGCCTCCGCGCGCTGGCACCTGGAATACGCGATGGTGGGCGTGCCGCTGGCGCTGGGCGCGCTCCTGCTGGCGCGGGTCATCGATCCCGGCGGCCCTCGCGATGAAGTGAAGCGCCGCCTGCGACTGCTCGCGCTGCTGACGCTGGGCGCGCTGTCGCTCTACTACCCGCTCGTGGGCCTGGCGGCCGTGAACGCCGTGTTCGGCCATGCGCACAACCTGGCCTCGGCGATACCGCACCTGCCCTGGTGGCTGATGCTGCTCGCGCCCACGGTGGGCGGCCTGGCGGTGGGGCGGCTTTTGCGCGACCGGCCGGAGACGCACGGGCACGGCCTTCCGGAGGTGGTGCGCGCGGTGAAGAGCGGCGCCAACGTGGTGCCGGCGGACCGCGGGTTGCTCAAGCTCATCGCGTCCGCCATCACCATTGGCAGCGGCGGCTCCGCGGGCCGCGAGGGCCCCATCGTCTACGGAGGCGCGGCGTTCGCGTCCAGCGTGGGGCGCGTGCTGGGCTTCAGCCGCAAGGAGCTGTCCATCCTGCTGGCGTGCGGCGCGGGCGCGGGCATCTCCGCGTCCTTCAACGCCCCCATCGCGGGCGCGGTGTTCGCGATGGAGATCATCCTGCGCGAGTTCGAGCTGCGGGTGTTCTCCCCCATCATCCTGGCGAGCGTGGCGGGCACGCTGGTGAGCCGCGGCGTGCTGGACGAAGCGCCCCTGCTCAACCGGGTGAACTACGAGCTGGTCAGCGGCTCGGAGGTGTTCGCCTACGCGGCGCTGGGCATCGGGTGCGGGCTGATCTCGTTCGCGTTCGTGAAGCTGCTGCACGGCGTGGAGCACTTCTTCCACGGCGGCATGGGCGGGAAGCTGTCTCCGTGGCTGGGCCGGAAGCCGCTGCCGGTGCGCGCGGCGTTGGGCGGCCTGTGCACGGGCGTGCTCGTGTTCCTGAGCCCCACGGTGTGGGGCAGCGGGAACGACTACATCAACCTGGCGGCGGCCGGACAGCTGCCCTTCTTCTTCCTGGTGACGGCGTGCGTGCTGAAGCTCGTGGCCACGGCGCTCACCATCGGCTCGGGCGGCTCCGGCGGCACGTTCTTCCCGGCGGCGCTCATCGGCGCCATGGCGGGCGGCGCGTTCGGCACGCTGGTGCACTACTTCTTCCCGCACGCCACGGGGCCCAGCGGCGCGTACGCCATCGTGGGCATGGGCGGCGCGGTGGCGGCGCTCACGCGCGGTCCACTCACCGGCATGATGATGCTGTATGAGCTGAGCGGCAGCCACGAGCTCATCCTGCCGCTGATGGTGACGTGCACCATCGCGTCCGCGGTGTGCCACTTCCTCACGGAGCGCACGGCGCCCAAGGTGCAGAGCGACGAGGACCTGCTGGCGGCCACGCACGTGCGCGCCCTGATGACGGAGGTGCCGGCGGTGCCCGCGGGCACGCCGCTGCGCGCGCTGACGGACCAGCTGCTCACGTCCGAGGCCGGCACGCTGCCGGTGCTGGACACGGAGGGCAACCTCTACGGCACGGTGCAGGTGGAGCAGCTGCGCGAGGTGTGGCGCGACGAGTCCATGTACCCGCTGCTCGTGGCCAGCGACATGGCGCGCAAGCTGCCCGCGCTGGCACCGGACTCGGACCTGGCGCATGCGCTCCAGGTGATGGACCAGGAGGACGTGGACGCGTTGCCGGTGGCGCCCGTGCTGGGACTCTCCCCGGGCGGACTCATCACCCGCGCCGCCGTCCGGCGCTTCCTCTTCGCGCAGCACGCGCGCGCGCACTCGACGGGCAACTACCCCGTCACCCCCTCCGAGGCAGCGCACTGA
- a CDS encoding site-2 protease family protein: MFRFRLGSVPVHVHTSHLLFSAVFAYQSLPLPGRHSGAGWLGDQLADASSPGHMGAVVSYVLAWMFIVFVSVLVHELGHAVAFRFFGYQPSVDLVFMGGVTRPNTDSPLPWHKDVVSSFAGPLAGLTLGVLCWVVLMQVRGRSEVADFFLSNFFFANMVWAVLNLLPVPPLDGGHISTALATRMFGRRGFIVSHVLALGLCVGLVLLSIKSGALFMGVLFAMFGFQAFRVLSDVMRARNEAKEEEGPTAQALREAQQALREDRLDDAWRQGNRVLETEGLSPNLTSRTHYLLGWVALKQGHGRPALDHFSQVQGQPVEMHAVAAAFSLVGDDARAVGYWKQAWGESQDRTVMHEYAGALIRLGQVNEALRLPGVDPASAFRCAERALFIRGAYSEAAAVSEAALQHVPDPGIAYDAACAFARAGNVADAVRLLQRAEGLGFKDAAYAASDEDLAHLHGHPAFEEWLARLRPAASS, from the coding sequence ATGTTCCGTTTCAGGCTCGGGAGCGTCCCCGTCCACGTCCACACGAGTCACCTGCTGTTCTCCGCGGTGTTCGCCTACCAGTCCCTGCCCCTGCCGGGCCGGCACTCGGGTGCCGGGTGGCTGGGAGACCAGCTGGCCGACGCCTCGTCGCCCGGGCACATGGGCGCGGTGGTGAGCTACGTGCTGGCGTGGATGTTCATCGTCTTCGTGTCCGTGCTCGTCCATGAGCTGGGGCACGCGGTGGCCTTCCGCTTCTTCGGGTACCAGCCGAGCGTGGACCTGGTGTTCATGGGCGGCGTCACCCGGCCCAACACGGACTCGCCCCTGCCCTGGCACAAGGACGTGGTGAGCAGCTTCGCGGGCCCGCTGGCGGGGCTGACGCTGGGCGTCCTGTGCTGGGTGGTGCTGATGCAGGTGCGGGGCCGCTCGGAGGTGGCGGACTTCTTCCTGAGCAACTTCTTCTTCGCCAACATGGTGTGGGCGGTGCTGAACCTGCTGCCGGTGCCTCCCCTGGATGGCGGGCACATCAGCACGGCGCTGGCGACGCGGATGTTCGGGCGGCGGGGCTTCATCGTGTCGCACGTGCTGGCGCTGGGCCTGTGCGTGGGCCTGGTGCTGCTCAGCATCAAGAGCGGGGCCCTGTTCATGGGCGTCCTCTTCGCCATGTTCGGCTTCCAGGCGTTCCGCGTGCTGTCGGACGTGATGCGCGCGCGCAACGAGGCCAAGGAGGAGGAGGGCCCCACCGCCCAGGCCCTGCGCGAGGCGCAGCAGGCGCTGCGCGAGGACCGGCTGGACGACGCGTGGCGGCAGGGCAACCGGGTGCTGGAGACGGAGGGCCTGTCCCCGAACCTCACCAGCCGGACCCATTACCTGCTGGGCTGGGTGGCGCTGAAGCAGGGCCACGGGCGGCCCGCGCTGGACCACTTCTCCCAGGTGCAGGGCCAGCCGGTGGAGATGCACGCGGTGGCGGCGGCGTTCTCGCTGGTGGGGGATGACGCCAGGGCGGTGGGCTACTGGAAGCAGGCGTGGGGCGAGTCGCAGGACCGCACCGTGATGCACGAGTATGCGGGCGCGCTCATCCGGCTGGGCCAGGTGAACGAGGCGCTGCGGCTGCCCGGCGTGGACCCGGCGTCCGCGTTCCGGTGCGCGGAGCGGGCGCTGTTCATCCGGGGCGCCTATTCGGAGGCCGCGGCGGTGAGCGAGGCGGCGTTGCAGCACGTGCCGGACCCGGGCATCGCGTACGACGCGGCGTGCGCCTTCGCGCGCGCGGGCAACGTGGCGGACGCGGTGCGGCTGCTCCAGCGGGCGGAAGGCCTGGGCTTCAAGGACGCGGCCTATGCCGCCTCCGACGAGGACCTGGCGCACCTGCACGGACACCCCGCCTTCGAGGAGTGGCTGGCGCGGCTGCGGCCGGCCGCGTCGTCCTGA